The Bernardetia litoralis DSM 6794 genome includes a window with the following:
- a CDS encoding imelysin family protein → MKKISTSFILFLLLFCSTLFVSSCKDDEEEEQDSELTLDENQANSFLSNYANIVYASYEDSYNTAKLLDDAIQAFAQNPSEATLEAAKTAWKAAREPYGQTESYRFYGGPIDGDEGVEGLINAWPLDESYIDYVTGNPTIGIINNPTDFPTIDKQVLMDANEQDGETNISTGYHAIEFLLWGQDVTLGAGGGDRAFTDYTTADNADRRTTYLLTASSLLLDHLQFVLNEWTPNTSGNYRDSFENSSNPKSRLLEVLVGVASLSKGELAGERIFVALDEPDRENEHSCFSDNTDRDVVTNALAIDNVYFGRYTRTDGTTVSGTSISDIFELADTEKTALLDAKMNETMVNVNAVQNPFETEIVEADGRARLQACVTSLTEQADMILEIASLYGINIELE, encoded by the coding sequence ATGAAAAAAATATCGACTTCTTTTATTTTGTTTCTTCTTTTATTTTGTAGTACTCTTTTCGTTTCTTCTTGTAAAGATGACGAAGAAGAAGAGCAAGATTCAGAATTAACATTAGATGAAAATCAAGCAAATAGCTTTCTTTCTAATTATGCAAATATTGTTTATGCTTCTTATGAAGATAGCTATAACACAGCAAAATTATTAGATGATGCAATTCAAGCATTTGCTCAAAATCCTTCTGAGGCTACATTAGAAGCAGCCAAAACAGCATGGAAAGCAGCTAGAGAGCCTTATGGACAAACAGAATCTTACCGTTTTTATGGAGGTCCTATTGATGGCGACGAAGGCGTAGAAGGTCTTATCAATGCTTGGCCACTTGACGAATCTTATATTGATTACGTAACTGGAAACCCAACAATTGGTATTATCAATAATCCAACTGATTTTCCTACTATTGATAAGCAAGTTTTGATGGATGCAAACGAACAAGATGGCGAAACAAATATCAGTACAGGATACCACGCTATTGAGTTTTTACTTTGGGGACAAGATGTTACTTTAGGTGCTGGTGGTGGAGATCGTGCTTTCACTGATTACACAACAGCAGATAATGCAGACCGTAGAACAACATATCTTTTGACTGCTTCTAGTCTTTTATTGGATCATTTACAATTTGTTTTGAATGAGTGGACTCCAAATACATCAGGAAATTATAGAGATTCTTTTGAAAACAGTTCGAACCCAAAATCTCGTTTATTAGAAGTATTAGTAGGAGTTGCTTCACTTAGCAAAGGCGAATTAGCAGGTGAGCGTATTTTTGTTGCTTTGGATGAGCCAGATAGAGAAAACGAACATTCTTGTTTTAGTGATAACACAGATAGAGATGTTGTAACTAATGCTCTTGCTATTGATAATGTTTATTTTGGTAGATATACAAGAACAGATGGAACAACTGTTTCAGGTACAAGTATTTCTGATATTTTTGAATTAGCTGATACAGAAAAAACAGCTCTTTTAGATGCAAAAATGAATGAAACAATGGTAAATGTAAATGCTGTTCAGAATCCATTCGAAACTGAAATTGTAGAAGCTGATGGACGTGCAAGACTTCAAGCTTGTGTAACTTCATTGACTGAACAAGCTGATATGATTTTAGAAATTGCTTCTTTGTATGGAATTAATATTGAATTAGAATAA
- a CDS encoding di-heme oxidoredictase family protein, whose protein sequence is MRYLLLSLLPILLFTSCNDSETEPLFEENEVYSGGNATTFDQSQNAFGHASSKLTAEENGQFVTGNSFFKANWVMAPSSTVGLDGLGGFFSARSCSGCHAFDGRGNLPQNQGDDIVALVIKLSVRNGVTYENEPTYGGQLSSQAIFGMEAEGNISISHQAVTGSFADGTSYVLQKPIYNFERMNYGNVHSEVVLSPRLAPHIAGLGLLEAVSEQTLLSFADENDANNDGISGKPNYVLEVETGQTKIGRFGLKSNQVSLREQVAGAFNGDMGITSSIHPVENCTDAQQNCKDAISGSTEDEMEISESKLAKVVLYCQTLSVPARRDADSEQVLRGKQIFSDLNCNKCHIPKMKTDFHEVEALSNQTIYPYTDLLLHDMGNELADNRPDFEATGNEWRTAPLWGLGMVQRVNPKATFMHDGRANTIEEAILWHDGEAATSQEEYKKLSLTERNDLLAFLNSL, encoded by the coding sequence ATGCGTTATTTACTTCTTTCCTTGTTACCTATTTTATTATTTACTTCCTGTAATGATTCTGAAACAGAACCTCTTTTTGAGGAAAATGAAGTTTATTCAGGAGGAAATGCAACTACTTTTGATCAATCTCAAAATGCCTTTGGTCATGCATCAAGCAAACTTACAGCCGAAGAAAATGGACAATTTGTTACAGGAAATTCATTCTTTAAAGCAAATTGGGTAATGGCACCTTCTTCTACTGTTGGGCTTGATGGTTTGGGTGGTTTTTTTAGCGCACGCTCGTGTTCGGGATGTCATGCTTTTGATGGGCGTGGAAATTTACCTCAAAATCAAGGTGATGATATTGTGGCTTTAGTTATAAAACTGAGTGTTAGAAATGGTGTAACTTATGAAAATGAACCTACTTATGGAGGTCAATTATCTAGTCAAGCTATTTTTGGAATGGAAGCAGAGGGAAATATTTCTATTTCTCACCAAGCTGTTACAGGAAGTTTTGCAGATGGAACAAGCTATGTATTACAAAAGCCAATCTATAATTTTGAGAGAATGAATTATGGAAATGTACATTCAGAGGTAGTACTTTCTCCTCGTCTTGCACCACATATTGCAGGTTTAGGACTTTTAGAAGCCGTTTCAGAACAAACACTACTCTCTTTTGCTGATGAAAATGATGCAAATAATGATGGGATTTCGGGCAAGCCAAATTATGTTTTGGAAGTAGAAACAGGACAAACAAAAATTGGTCGTTTTGGATTGAAATCAAATCAAGTTTCGTTGAGAGAGCAAGTAGCAGGAGCATTTAATGGAGATATGGGAATTACTTCTTCTATTCATCCAGTAGAAAATTGTACAGATGCACAACAAAATTGTAAAGATGCTATTTCTGGAAGTACAGAAGATGAAATGGAAATTAGTGAATCAAAATTAGCTAAAGTAGTTTTGTATTGCCAAACTCTTTCTGTTCCTGCTCGTCGTGATGCTGATTCTGAACAAGTTTTGAGAGGAAAACAAATTTTTTCTGATTTGAATTGTAATAAATGTCATATTCCAAAAATGAAAACGGATTTTCATGAAGTAGAAGCTCTTTCTAATCAAACTATTTATCCATATACAGATTTGCTTTTGCATGATATGGGAAATGAGCTAGCTGATAATCGCCCAGATTTTGAAGCTACAGGAAATGAGTGGAGAACTGCTCCTCTATGGGGTTTAGGAATGGTTCAGCGTGTAAATCCAAAAGCTACATTTATGCATGATGGAAGAGCAAACACAATAGAAGAAGCTATTTTATGGCACGATGGAGAGGCTGCAACTAGTCAAGAAGAATATAAAAAATTGTCATTAACAGAAAGAAATGATTTACTTGCTTTTTTAAATTCATTGTAG
- a CDS encoding alpha/beta hydrolase produces the protein MKKINYKLDYKTFENKNLVHKTKPQIWFAFHGIGQNTEAFKNFAIQNNFKIYSFGLFYHEENQTNLKDIRETSLQDWLILMAEFIKKEKIHFQDSSINIIGFSLGSRPALQLISNLSKLPLKPFSINKIVLVAPETLAISKWYRFGTQTILGNYLLKKVISSNSVKKIISSISLLIFSKNAHKLIHYQIYHGINSLALAWLAYRSFEVDKKQWKAISKNHEGKIIIVGSKNDNFVKLKKMQCFVKKNSNDNGKSIKWIISQSPHYHLLKEFKL, from the coding sequence ATGAAAAAAATAAACTACAAACTAGATTACAAAACCTTTGAAAATAAAAATCTAGTCCATAAAACAAAACCTCAAATTTGGTTTGCATTTCATGGGATAGGACAAAATACAGAAGCATTCAAAAATTTTGCTATTCAAAATAATTTCAAAATATATAGCTTTGGATTGTTTTATCATGAGGAAAATCAAACTAACTTGAAAGATATAAGAGAAACAAGTCTTCAAGATTGGCTCATTTTGATGGCAGAATTTATAAAAAAAGAAAAGATACATTTTCAAGATTCTTCTATTAATATTATTGGTTTTTCTTTGGGTTCTCGTCCTGCTTTACAACTTATTTCTAATTTATCAAAACTTCCTTTAAAACCTTTTTCTATAAATAAAATTGTCTTAGTTGCTCCTGAAACTTTAGCTATTAGTAAATGGTATCGATTCGGAACACAAACAATTTTAGGGAATTATCTATTAAAAAAAGTGATTTCGTCAAACTCTGTCAAGAAAATTATTAGTTCTATCTCTTTATTAATTTTTTCCAAAAATGCACACAAACTTATTCATTATCAAATTTATCATGGCATAAATTCTCTTGCCTTAGCTTGGCTGGCTTATCGCTCTTTTGAGGTTGATAAAAAACAATGGAAAGCTATTTCTAAAAATCATGAAGGAAAAATTATAATTGTGGGAAGTAAGAATGATAACTTTGTAAAACTCAAAAAAATGCAGTGTTTTGTTAAGAAAAACAGCAATGATAATGGAAAATCTATAAAATGGATTATTTCACAATCTCCTCACTATCATTTACTTAAAGAATTCAAATTATAA
- a CDS encoding mannose-1-phosphate guanylyltransferase, producing the protein MQDKNTHLIIMAGGIGSRFWPFSRRNYPKQFQDILGTGQSLLQQTVKRFEPVCKPENVYIVTNQDYKDLVMEQLPNFSEDQILLEPFLRNTAPCIAYASYKIKSKNPKANIIVTPSDHVILDTYSFIEKLKIAIDAAKSSDKIVTLGIKPTRPDTGYGYIQSEEIQNEDVKKVRLFTEKPNLEMAESFLESGDFVWNAGIFIWNVKTITQAFEIYLSDISEAFEDMKDDFYTKNESKSLEKAYSQFHGISIDYGIMEKADNVFVVQCDCGWSDLGTWKSLHEQAQKDENENVITGDVMAYNTKNSIIKTSKNRLTVIQGLDNFIVADYDDVLLVCHKDEEQRIKEFLATVKKTKDEKYT; encoded by the coding sequence ATGCAAGATAAAAACACACATCTCATTATTATGGCTGGTGGAATTGGAAGCCGTTTTTGGCCTTTCAGTCGCCGTAATTATCCAAAACAGTTTCAAGATATTTTGGGAACTGGACAATCACTTTTACAACAAACAGTAAAGCGTTTTGAGCCTGTTTGTAAGCCTGAAAATGTGTATATTGTTACCAATCAAGATTATAAAGATTTGGTAATGGAACAGTTACCTAATTTTTCAGAAGACCAAATTTTATTAGAACCTTTTTTAAGAAATACTGCACCTTGTATTGCTTATGCTTCTTATAAAATAAAATCCAAAAATCCAAAAGCGAATATTATTGTTACGCCTTCTGACCATGTGATTTTGGATACATATAGTTTTATTGAAAAGCTCAAAATTGCAATTGATGCAGCCAAATCAAGTGATAAAATTGTTACTTTAGGAATAAAACCTACTCGCCCAGATACAGGTTATGGTTATATTCAAAGCGAAGAAATTCAAAATGAAGATGTCAAAAAAGTGCGTTTATTTACAGAAAAACCTAATTTAGAAATGGCTGAGTCATTTTTAGAAAGTGGTGATTTTGTTTGGAATGCAGGTATTTTTATTTGGAATGTAAAAACCATCACACAAGCATTTGAAATTTATTTGAGTGATATTTCAGAAGCATTCGAAGATATGAAAGATGATTTTTATACAAAAAATGAATCTAAATCATTAGAGAAAGCCTATTCACAATTCCATGGAATTTCAATTGATTATGGAATTATGGAAAAAGCTGACAATGTTTTCGTTGTACAATGCGATTGTGGTTGGTCTGATTTGGGAACTTGGAAATCTTTGCACGAACAAGCCCAAAAAGATGAGAATGAAAATGTAATTACAGGAGATGTAATGGCATATAATACCAAAAATTCAATAATAAAAACTTCAAAAAATCGTCTGACTGTTATTCAAGGATTAGATAATTTTATTGTTGCTGATTATGATGATGTTCTTTTGGTGTGTCATAAAGATGAAGAACAAAGAATCAAAGAATTTTTGGCAACTGTCAAGAAAACTAAAGATGAAAAATATACTTAA
- the ade gene encoding adenine deaminase: MIIRTNLVNIAEKTIFPAQITINNGKIHSIEKLEKNTDSTKEIKSYALCGFVDAHIHIESSMLVPSKFAQMAVVHGTVATVSDPHEIANVMGMEGVEFMVNDGNKVPFNFFFGAPSCVPATSFETAGATISVENIEKLMSQPHIKYLSEMMNYPAVLARNKEVMAKIAAAKKYGKPTDGHAPGLRGEDAKKYIEAGISTDHECFTAEEALDKLKYGMKIIIREGSAAKNFDALIGLLPEYYEKMMFCSDDKHPDDLIEGHINLLVKRAIKLGIDKFKVLQAACTNPVEHYNLEVGQLKEGDKADFIIVKDLENFEVLETYINGEIVAKNGEVFIKNVETTAINHFDVQPKKASDFEVKRAKVTANNKGMTQIPVIEALDGQLITNPVFVEIDDLTDKNGNLVSNLEKDILKMAVVNRYTSDAPVAISFIKNFGLEKGAIASCVAHDSHNIVAVGVTDEDLMKAVNLVIREKGGVSATSGDDEENQNQVLPLPVAGIMSLESGKIVGEKYAQIDKFAKTLMTNPITTKKLLAPFMTLSFMALLVIPSLKLSDKGLFDGSKFEFVKGWQV, encoded by the coding sequence ATGATAATACGTACAAATCTCGTAAATATTGCAGAAAAAACCATTTTCCCTGCACAAATCACAATTAATAATGGCAAAATTCATTCCATAGAAAAATTAGAAAAAAATACTGATTCTACTAAGGAAATAAAAAGTTATGCACTTTGTGGGTTTGTTGATGCACATATTCACATTGAAAGTTCGATGCTTGTTCCTTCCAAATTTGCTCAAATGGCTGTTGTTCATGGAACAGTTGCAACCGTTTCAGACCCTCACGAAATTGCAAATGTAATGGGAATGGAAGGCGTAGAGTTTATGGTAAATGATGGAAATAAAGTGCCTTTTAATTTCTTTTTTGGTGCGCCTTCATGTGTGCCTGCAACAAGTTTTGAAACAGCAGGAGCAACTATTTCGGTAGAAAATATTGAAAAATTGATGAGCCAGCCACACATAAAATATTTGTCAGAAATGATGAATTATCCTGCTGTTTTGGCAAGAAATAAAGAAGTAATGGCAAAAATTGCAGCAGCCAAAAAATATGGAAAACCAACCGACGGACACGCACCTGGTTTGCGAGGAGAAGACGCAAAAAAATATATAGAAGCTGGAATAAGCACCGACCACGAATGTTTTACGGCAGAAGAAGCATTAGATAAGCTCAAATATGGAATGAAAATAATTATTAGAGAAGGAAGTGCAGCCAAAAATTTTGATGCGCTGATTGGTTTATTACCTGAATATTATGAAAAAATGATGTTTTGTTCGGATGACAAACACCCCGATGACCTTATCGAAGGACATATAAATTTGCTTGTAAAAAGAGCAATTAAATTAGGAATTGATAAATTCAAAGTGCTTCAAGCTGCTTGTACAAATCCTGTTGAGCATTATAATTTGGAAGTAGGACAATTGAAAGAAGGTGATAAAGCTGATTTTATAATTGTAAAAGATTTAGAAAATTTTGAAGTTTTGGAAACCTATATTAATGGTGAAATAGTAGCCAAAAATGGAGAAGTATTTATCAAAAATGTAGAAACAACAGCTATCAATCACTTTGATGTTCAGCCCAAAAAAGCATCTGATTTTGAAGTAAAAAGAGCTAAAGTAACAGCTAATAACAAAGGAATGACTCAAATTCCAGTTATTGAGGCTTTAGATGGACAATTAATTACAAATCCTGTTTTTGTAGAAATTGATGATTTGACGGATAAAAATGGCAATCTAGTTTCAAATCTTGAAAAAGATATTCTCAAAATGGCTGTTGTCAATCGTTATACTTCTGATGCTCCAGTTGCAATTTCTTTTATCAAAAATTTTGGTTTAGAAAAAGGTGCAATTGCTTCTTGTGTTGCTCATGATTCACATAATATTGTGGCTGTTGGTGTCACAGATGAGGATTTGATGAAGGCTGTTAATTTAGTTATTAGAGAAAAAGGAGGCGTTTCGGCTACAAGTGGAGATGATGAAGAGAATCAAAATCAAGTTTTACCTCTTCCTGTTGCAGGAATTATGTCTTTAGAAAGTGGTAAAATTGTAGGTGAAAAGTACGCTCAAATTGATAAATTTGCAAAAACTTTAATGACTAATCCGATTACAACTAAAAAACTTCTTGCTCCTTTTATGACACTTTCATTTATGGCTCTTTTGGTTATTCCATCATTAAAATTAAGCGATAAAGGTCTTTTTGATGGAAGTAAATTTGAGTTTGTAAAAGGCTGGCAGGTTTAA
- a CDS encoding TRL-like family protein gives MFKKIKTIAASLAVMAMLSGCALTLPVNATSNPVGSKVGTAKATGYLGILFFNQDASIQKAAKNGKITKISTVDIRSTSILNLIVTYETIVTGE, from the coding sequence ATGTTTAAAAAAATTAAAACTATCGCTGCTTCATTAGCTGTTATGGCTATGCTTTCTGGTTGTGCTTTGACTTTACCTGTAAATGCCACTAGCAATCCTGTTGGAAGCAAAGTAGGTACAGCAAAAGCTACTGGATATCTTGGTATTTTATTCTTTAATCAAGATGCTAGTATTCAAAAAGCAGCAAAAAATGGAAAAATCACTAAAATTTCTACTGTTGATATTCGTTCTACAAGTATCCTTAATCTTATTGTTACTTATGAAACAATCGTAACAGGAGAGTAA
- a CDS encoding cob(I)yrinic acid a,c-diamide adenosyltransferase — protein sequence MKIYTKTGDKGTTSLISGRRISKANLRIESYGTVDELNSYIGMLRDQKELAHRKDILIEIQDRLFTIGSLLASDPKKKSHIAIPQIDETDITNLEVAIDIMNEELPPMTHFILPGGHQAVSFCHLARTVCRRAERRCTELNNQEEEGIDEIIIRYMNRLSDYLFVLSRMTSHEVNADEIAWKPRV from the coding sequence ATGAAAATATACACTAAAACAGGCGACAAAGGAACAACTTCACTCATTAGTGGAAGAAGAATATCAAAAGCAAATCTAAGAATTGAATCCTATGGAACTGTTGATGAGTTAAATTCGTACATTGGAATGCTCCGTGACCAAAAAGAACTTGCCCACCGAAAAGATATTTTGATAGAAATTCAAGACCGTTTGTTTACAATTGGTTCTCTTTTGGCTTCTGATCCAAAGAAAAAATCTCATATTGCTATCCCTCAAATTGATGAAACTGATATTACAAATTTAGAAGTAGCCATTGATATAATGAATGAAGAACTTCCTCCAATGACACATTTTATTTTACCAGGAGGGCATCAAGCAGTTTCATTTTGTCATTTGGCAAGAACGGTTTGTAGAAGAGCCGAACGCCGTTGTACAGAACTTAATAACCAAGAAGAAGAAGGAATTGATGAAATAATTATTCGTTATATGAACAGACTTTCAGATTATCTCTTTGTTTTGTCAAGAATGACCTCTCACGAAGTAAATGCCGATGAAATTGCTTGGAAGCCAAGAGTTTAA
- a CDS encoding M3 family metallopeptidase translates to MIKQTIKQSLFLLLPLLAFSACKEETKKDTQETTETVQTENILLQEWTGDYGGVPAFDKIKLEDVKTAMIKGMELNLADIEKIANNAESATFENTIEEMERAGKELDRAFKYYRILSSNMSSPEFRAIDEELSPLFSDFRSKITQNEKLFQRVKTVYDNSQTTPLEKEQQRVVDLVYKRFEMNGAELSPEKKERYAAINKELSTLYTNFSNNVLHDEEGYITYLDSTQLGGLAEGFVKSAAKIATDNGQEGKYAITNTRSSMDVFLTYSTERELREKVWKNYYSRGDNADEFDNNKIVADILKLRRERVELLGYKNFAEWRLQDRMAKTPENAMNLMETVWKASISRVDEEVKDMQAVADKNGDKITIEPWDYRFYAEKVRKEKYDLDSDEVKQYLQLDKLTEAMHYVAGRLFNYKFTPVPEGSVPVFHEDVKVWEVTDKDTGKNIGLWYLDPYARQGKRSGAWATTYRSHTTFDGKKNVLASNNSNFVKPAPNQPLLVSWDDANTFFHEFGHALHFFSSNVKYPTLNGGVRDYTEFQSQLLERWLSTDDVINNYLVHNKTGEPMSKELVAKIKKAATFNQGFATTEYLASAIMDMKFHLADPATIDVDEFESQTLTELGMPKQLVMRHRTPHFGHVFSGEGYATAYYGYMWADVLTADAAEAFAEAPNGFYDKEMADKLVKYLFAPRNAIDPAEAYKLFRGREANMEALMRDRGFPVPKK, encoded by the coding sequence ATGATAAAACAGACAATCAAACAAAGTCTATTTTTACTTCTTCCTTTACTTGCTTTTTCAGCTTGTAAAGAAGAAACAAAAAAGGATACCCAAGAAACTACAGAAACAGTTCAAACAGAAAATATTTTATTACAAGAATGGACAGGCGATTACGGTGGCGTTCCTGCTTTTGATAAAATAAAATTGGAAGATGTCAAGACTGCAATGATTAAGGGAATGGAGCTGAATTTAGCTGATATTGAAAAAATAGCCAATAATGCAGAATCTGCTACTTTTGAAAACACCATTGAAGAAATGGAACGTGCAGGAAAAGAACTAGATAGAGCATTCAAATATTATAGAATCTTGAGTAGTAATATGTCTTCTCCAGAATTTAGAGCAATTGATGAAGAATTATCTCCTCTTTTTTCTGATTTTCGTTCGAAGATTACCCAAAATGAAAAACTTTTTCAACGTGTAAAAACAGTTTATGACAATTCTCAAACTACTCCTTTAGAAAAAGAGCAGCAACGTGTTGTAGATTTGGTGTACAAAAGATTTGAGATGAATGGTGCAGAACTTAGTCCAGAAAAAAAGGAAAGATATGCAGCTATAAACAAAGAACTTTCAACACTTTATACCAATTTTTCAAATAATGTCTTGCATGATGAAGAAGGTTATATTACCTATCTTGATTCTACTCAATTGGGTGGTTTGGCTGAAGGTTTTGTAAAATCGGCTGCAAAAATTGCTACTGATAACGGACAAGAAGGAAAATATGCCATCACAAATACTCGTTCTTCTATGGACGTATTTTTGACCTATTCTACTGAAAGAGAATTGCGTGAGAAAGTTTGGAAAAATTATTATTCAAGAGGAGATAATGCTGACGAATTTGACAATAATAAAATTGTTGCTGATATCTTGAAATTGCGTAGAGAACGTGTGGAGCTGTTGGGTTATAAAAACTTTGCAGAATGGCGTTTGCAAGACCGTATGGCAAAAACTCCAGAAAATGCAATGAATTTGATGGAAACTGTTTGGAAAGCGTCTATTTCAAGAGTGGATGAAGAAGTAAAAGACATGCAAGCTGTTGCAGATAAAAATGGAGATAAAATCACAATTGAACCTTGGGATTATCGTTTTTATGCTGAGAAAGTAAGAAAAGAAAAATATGATTTGGATTCTGATGAAGTAAAACAATATTTACAACTTGACAAACTTACCGAAGCGATGCACTATGTTGCAGGTCGTTTGTTTAATTATAAATTTACGCCAGTTCCTGAAGGTTCAGTTCCTGTTTTTCATGAAGATGTGAAAGTTTGGGAAGTAACCGACAAAGATACAGGCAAGAATATCGGACTTTGGTATCTTGACCCTTATGCAAGACAAGGAAAGCGTTCGGGAGCATGGGCGACTACATACAGAAGTCATACTACTTTTGATGGAAAGAAAAATGTTTTGGCTTCTAATAACTCAAATTTTGTAAAGCCAGCACCAAATCAACCTCTTTTGGTTTCTTGGGATGATGCAAATACATTTTTTCATGAGTTTGGTCATGCATTGCATTTTTTCTCTTCAAATGTAAAATATCCTACTTTGAATGGTGGTGTGAGAGATTATACAGAATTTCAATCACAGCTTTTGGAGCGTTGGTTATCTACTGATGATGTAATTAATAATTATTTGGTTCATAATAAAACAGGCGAGCCAATGTCAAAAGAATTAGTAGCCAAAATTAAAAAAGCAGCTACTTTTAATCAAGGTTTTGCTACTACGGAATATTTAGCTTCTGCTATCATGGATATGAAATTTCACCTAGCAGACCCAGCAACTATTGATGTAGATGAATTTGAAAGCCAAACACTCACCGAATTAGGAATGCCAAAACAGTTAGTGATGCGCCATAGAACGCCACATTTTGGACATGTTTTTTCAGGTGAAGGCTATGCAACAGCATATTACGGTTATATGTGGGCTGATGTTTTGACAGCTGATGCTGCCGAAGCATTTGCAGAAGCTCCGAATGGTTTTTATGATAAAGAAATGGCTGATAAATTAGTAAAATATTTATTTGCGCCAAGAAATGCCATAGACCCAGCCGAAGCCTACAAATTATTTAGAGGACGTGAAGCAAATATGGAAGCTCTGATGCGTGATAGAGGGTTTCCTGTTCCAAAGAAGTAA
- a CDS encoding UDP-glucose dehydrogenase family protein, with translation MKLAVIGTGYVGLVSGTCFAETGNQVTCVDIDESKINRLKSGKLTIYEPGLQVLFERNIKQERLLFTTNLEEAIKDAEIIFLALPTPPGEDGSADLSYVLGVAEQLGKMITDYKVIVDKSTVPVGTAERVHAAIAANAKTEFDVVSNPEFLREGVAVDDFMKPDRVVVGTSSDRAKKVMEKLYNPYVRQGNPVIFMDERSAEMTKYAANSYLATRISFMNEIANICELVGANVDFVRKGMGSDNRIGQRFLFAGVGYGGSCFPKDVQALERTANENKYEFNILSSVMKVNERQKVVMVDKIKSFYGEDLTGKHFAMWGLAFKPNTDDIREAPALYIINELLAAGATVATFDPEAMENVLEQYEGDDRVSFEENQYNALKNADALIIVTEWSVFRTPDFEKTFSIMKDRVIFDGRNVFDLEQMEELKTYYNSIGRQAVDTREKKQVPQEA, from the coding sequence ATGAAATTAGCAGTCATTGGTACAGGATACGTGGGTTTAGTATCAGGAACTTGTTTTGCAGAAACAGGAAATCAAGTAACATGTGTAGATATTGATGAGAGTAAAATTAATCGTCTTAAATCAGGAAAACTAACAATTTATGAACCTGGTTTGCAAGTTTTATTTGAAAGAAATATCAAACAAGAACGTCTTTTATTTACAACTAATTTAGAAGAAGCTATAAAAGATGCTGAAATTATTTTTTTAGCTCTTCCAACTCCTCCAGGGGAAGATGGTTCTGCTGACCTTTCTTATGTATTGGGAGTTGCCGAACAGTTGGGCAAAATGATAACAGATTATAAAGTTATTGTTGATAAAAGTACTGTTCCTGTTGGTACTGCCGAACGGGTACATGCTGCTATTGCAGCAAATGCCAAAACAGAATTTGATGTCGTTTCGAATCCTGAATTTTTGAGAGAAGGTGTAGCTGTTGATGATTTTATGAAACCTGATAGAGTGGTTGTGGGTACTTCTTCGGATAGAGCCAAAAAAGTAATGGAAAAACTCTATAATCCGTATGTAAGACAAGGAAATCCTGTTATTTTTATGGATGAACGTTCGGCTGAAATGACAAAATATGCAGCTAATTCTTATTTAGCTACTCGTATTAGTTTTATGAATGAAATTGCAAATATTTGTGAGCTTGTAGGTGCAAATGTTGATTTTGTTCGTAAAGGAATGGGTTCTGATAATCGTATTGGTCAGCGATTTTTGTTTGCTGGTGTTGGTTATGGAGGAAGTTGTTTTCCAAAAGATGTACAGGCTTTGGAAAGAACAGCCAACGAGAATAAATATGAATTTAATATTTTGAGTTCAGTAATGAAAGTAAATGAACGTCAAAAAGTAGTAATGGTAGATAAAATCAAGTCTTTTTATGGCGAGGATTTGACAGGAAAACATTTTGCAATGTGGGGGCTTGCCTTCAAACCAAATACAGACGATATTAGAGAAGCACCAGCTCTTTATATTATTAACGAACTTTTGGCAGCAGGTGCAACAGTTGCTACTTTTGACCCTGAAGCAATGGAAAATGTTCTCGAACAATATGAAGGAGATGATAGAGTTTCTTTTGAGGAGAATCAGTACAATGCTCTCAAAAATGCTGATGCTTTGATTATTGTAACTGAATGGAGTGTTTTCCGTACACCAGATTTTGAAAAAACATTTTCTATCATGAAAGACAGAGTTATTTTTGATGGAAGAAATGTATTTGATTTGGAACAAATGGAAGAATTAAAAACATATTACAATAGTATCGGAAGACAAGCTGTTGATACAAGAGAGAAAAAACAAGTTCCTCAAGAGGCTTAA